In the Deinococcus ficus genome, one interval contains:
- a CDS encoding MBL fold metallo-hydrolase, translating into MPDKKAETTPAPTPADPAPAALNRRDTLRLLGAAGVLGVAGPLARAQGTTPAAPAAAPAQAGNLNGNGFYRQKIGDLTVTVVSDGTAALAALLPTWGANPDRQADFAATLAEYSVPATNTVNHFNPVVVDTGKNRVLIDTGRGGEAGQLLNNLRRAGIDPASIDTVFITHGHGDHIGGLTQGGKATFDRARHVIGRAEFTFWTSQAQPNAAVQANLIGLKDRFTLLDPGGEIVPGLTSVATPGHTAGHQSVLAVSGDQKVMVFGDAAGHFLLSLRHPGAYVSFDTDGAQAAATRAQVFAQAVAEKWWVTAYHFPFPALGHLRKLPEGYEYEPTVWQWS; encoded by the coding sequence CCCCACGCCTGCCGATCCGGCCCCCGCCGCCCTGAACCGCCGCGACACCCTGCGCCTGCTCGGCGCGGCCGGCGTGCTCGGCGTGGCCGGCCCCCTCGCCCGCGCCCAGGGCACCACCCCTGCCGCGCCCGCCGCGGCCCCCGCCCAGGCCGGGAACCTGAACGGCAACGGCTTCTACCGCCAGAAGATCGGTGACCTGACCGTCACGGTCGTCAGTGACGGCACCGCCGCCCTGGCCGCGCTGCTGCCCACCTGGGGCGCCAACCCGGACCGGCAGGCGGATTTCGCCGCCACGCTCGCCGAGTACAGCGTGCCCGCCACGAACACCGTGAACCACTTCAACCCGGTCGTGGTGGACACCGGCAAGAACCGCGTGCTGATCGACACCGGCCGCGGCGGGGAGGCGGGGCAGCTGCTGAACAACCTGCGCCGCGCCGGCATCGACCCGGCCAGCATCGACACGGTGTTCATCACGCACGGTCACGGCGACCACATCGGCGGCCTCACGCAGGGCGGCAAGGCCACCTTCGACCGGGCCCGGCACGTGATCGGCCGCGCCGAGTTCACCTTCTGGACGTCGCAGGCCCAGCCGAACGCCGCAGTGCAGGCCAACCTGATCGGCCTGAAAGACCGCTTCACCCTGCTCGATCCCGGCGGCGAGATCGTCCCCGGCCTGACGAGCGTCGCCACCCCCGGTCACACCGCCGGGCACCAGAGCGTGCTGGCCGTCAGCGGAGACCAGAAGGTCATGGTCTTCGGGGACGCCGCCGGGCACTTCCTGCTGTCCCTGCGCCACCCGGGCGCGTACGTGAGCTTCGACACGGACGGCGCGCAGGCCGCCGCCACCCGCGCCCAGGTGTTCGCGCAGGCCGTCGCGGAAAAATGGTGGGTGACCGCGTACCACTTCCCCTTCCCCGCGCTGGGGCACCTGCGCAAACTGCCGGAAGGCTACGAGTACGAACCCACCGTCTGGCAGTGGAGCTGA
- a CDS encoding HepT-like ribonuclease domain-containing protein produces MTGPTSLFPDLRLSTVAALLRDGAARWEALGVTRVRVFGSVARGEAGPASDIDLLVDFVEGFSPGLLHLMSVKAVMEDLLDRRVDVVTEAGLHPPLRRDILHDAVDVRHVPTPPPSAHREKRWRWRLYDLLAALDRIEAFTRGLTLTTFLRDEQVQDAVLLNLLRLGETTKFIPQSVQDTHRQVPWACLRDIRNLIAHDYFRIDPALVWVTVREDLPAIRVALQALADTTPE; encoded by the coding sequence GTGACCGGCCCCACGTCCCTCTTCCCGGATCTGCGCCTGAGCACCGTGGCCGCCCTGCTCCGGGACGGCGCGGCCCGCTGGGAGGCGCTGGGGGTGACGCGGGTGCGGGTGTTCGGCTCGGTCGCGCGGGGGGAAGCGGGGCCGGCGTCCGACATTGATTTACTGGTCGATTTTGTCGAGGGGTTCAGCCCCGGCCTGCTACACCTGATGAGTGTGAAGGCCGTCATGGAGGACCTGCTGGACCGCCGGGTGGACGTGGTCACGGAGGCGGGCCTGCACCCGCCGCTGCGCCGCGACATCCTGCACGACGCCGTGGACGTGAGGCACGTGCCGACCCCGCCGCCCAGCGCGCACCGGGAGAAGCGCTGGCGTTGGCGGCTGTATGACCTGCTGGCCGCCCTGGACCGCATCGAGGCGTTCACGCGCGGCCTGACGCTGACCACCTTCCTGCGGGACGAGCAGGTGCAGGACGCCGTGCTGCTCAACCTGCTGCGGCTGGGCGAGACGACCAAGTTCATCCCGCAGAGCGTGCAGGACACTCACCGTCAGGTGCCGTGGGCCTGCCTGCGCGACATCCGCAACCTGATCGCCCACGACTACTTCCGGATCGACCCGGCGCTGGTGTGGGTGACGGTCCGGGAGGACCTGCCGGCCATCCGCGTGGCATTGCAGGCCCTTGCAGACACCACGCCCGAATAA
- a CDS encoding ParB/RepB/Spo0J family partition protein, producing MSKKSSLGRGLTALLGEKPAPDTAGPGGAQVLKIERIVQAAYQPRQVFEPEALAELAQSIREKGVLQPLLVRPRGDAFEIVAGERRWRASQLAGLTELPVIIRDLSDREALEIAIIENLQREDLGPLEEARAYQALMDQGLNQEGVAQAVGKGRSTVANALRLLTLEDAALKALDSGEISAGHARAILAMPEKDRAWALKEITARGLNVREAEALKREARAPAPVKVNPPRTYRQVELALSRRTGTKVRITGEDKGRVELSYASREELDRILELFGYAAEE from the coding sequence GTGTCGAAAAAATCTAGCCTGGGTCGCGGCCTGACCGCCCTGCTCGGCGAGAAGCCCGCCCCGGACACGGCCGGCCCCGGCGGCGCGCAGGTCCTGAAGATCGAACGGATCGTGCAGGCCGCCTACCAGCCCCGGCAGGTGTTCGAACCCGAGGCGCTGGCCGAACTCGCGCAGAGCATCCGCGAGAAGGGCGTGCTGCAACCCCTGCTGGTCCGCCCCCGCGGGGACGCCTTCGAGATCGTCGCCGGCGAGCGCCGCTGGCGGGCCAGTCAGCTCGCCGGGCTGACCGAGCTTCCGGTCATCATCCGGGACCTCTCGGACCGCGAGGCGCTGGAAATCGCGATCATCGAGAACCTTCAGCGCGAGGACCTGGGCCCGCTGGAAGAGGCCCGCGCCTACCAGGCCCTGATGGACCAGGGCCTGAACCAGGAGGGCGTGGCGCAGGCGGTCGGGAAGGGCCGCAGCACCGTGGCGAACGCCCTGCGGCTGCTCACCCTGGAGGACGCTGCCCTGAAGGCCCTCGACAGCGGGGAGATCAGTGCCGGGCATGCCCGCGCGATCCTGGCGATGCCTGAAAAGGACCGCGCCTGGGCGCTGAAGGAGATCACCGCCCGCGGCCTGAACGTGCGCGAGGCCGAGGCCCTGAAGCGCGAAGCCCGTGCCCCTGCGCCGGTCAAGGTGAACCCGCCCCGCACCTACCGGCAGGTGGAACTGGCCCTGAGCCGCCGCACCGGCACGAAGGTGCGGATCACCGGGGAGGACAAGGGCCGCGTGGAACTCAGCTACGCGTCCCGCGAGGAACTCGACCGGATTCTGGAACTGTTCGGCTACGCGGCCGAGGAGTAA
- a CDS encoding ParA family protein → MTRRTPRTLGVVNQKGGVGKTTTAVNLAAYLAADGQRVLLIDMDPQGNATSGLGAREAETGLYEALGEPARAAEYTRPSAQEGLDVLPATPDLAGAGVELADDPDALTRLLASIQGYDMIIVDAPPSLGPLTVNVLAAVDALVIPLQAEYYALEGLAGLMGTVERVQGGLNPRLKVLGIVLTMFDGRTNLAQEVETMVRGHFGELVFWAVVPRNVRLSEAPSFSKPINLFAPLSSGAAAYKRLADEVMQRVEKI, encoded by the coding sequence GGGGAAGACCACCACCGCCGTGAACCTCGCCGCGTACCTCGCTGCCGACGGCCAGCGGGTGCTGCTGATCGACATGGACCCCCAGGGCAACGCCACCAGTGGCCTGGGCGCCCGGGAGGCCGAAACCGGCCTGTACGAGGCCCTCGGCGAGCCGGCCCGAGCGGCCGAGTACACCCGTCCCTCCGCCCAGGAGGGCCTGGACGTCCTGCCGGCCACGCCGGACCTGGCCGGGGCCGGCGTGGAACTCGCCGACGACCCGGACGCCCTGACCCGCCTGCTCGCCAGCATTCAGGGTTACGACATGATCATCGTGGACGCCCCGCCCAGCCTGGGCCCGCTCACCGTGAACGTGCTCGCCGCCGTGGACGCCCTGGTGATTCCCCTGCAGGCCGAGTACTACGCCCTGGAGGGCCTGGCCGGCCTGATGGGCACCGTGGAACGCGTGCAGGGCGGCCTGAACCCGCGCCTGAAGGTGCTGGGAATCGTGCTCACCATGTTCGACGGCCGCACCAACCTGGCGCAGGAGGTCGAGACCATGGTCCGCGGGCATTTCGGGGAACTGGTGTTCTGGGCGGTCGTGCCGCGCAACGTGCGCCTGTCGGAAGCGCCCAGTTTCTCCAAGCCGATCAACCTGTTTGCGCCCCTCTCCAGCGGCGCGGCGGCGTACAAGCGACTCGCGGACGAGGTGATGCAACGTGTCGAAAAAATCTAG